One segment of Gordonia terrae DNA contains the following:
- a CDS encoding SDR family NAD(P)-dependent oxidoreductase has product MSSSNRHDYTGKVAVITGAASGIGRSLALQLAERGAALALSDIDEMHLKETAELCRTTHGATVTAAVLDVADRAAFQDYADGVRSESGHVDMVFNNAGVALGVDVVDMSWEDFDWLMGINFGGVVNGSKAFLPHLIASGDGHLINTSSVFGLIGIPSQSAYNAAKFGVRGFTEALRQEMKISRYPVTVTCVHPGGVKTNIVNNARGVSAMGADTATVASLFDRIARSTPDKAAATILKGMDKKRARVLIGADARGFDFVARVIGPRYQDIAAPLTRAGYAVARRQGILK; this is encoded by the coding sequence GTGAGCAGTTCTAATCGGCATGACTATACCGGCAAGGTGGCAGTGATCACCGGTGCCGCGTCAGGGATCGGTCGGTCTCTGGCACTCCAGTTGGCGGAGCGAGGTGCCGCACTGGCACTGTCCGACATTGATGAGATGCACTTGAAGGAGACTGCAGAACTTTGCCGCACCACGCATGGGGCAACGGTAACCGCCGCCGTACTAGACGTTGCGGACCGCGCTGCTTTTCAGGACTATGCCGACGGAGTGCGGTCAGAGTCGGGCCACGTCGACATGGTGTTCAACAACGCCGGCGTGGCCTTGGGCGTCGACGTGGTCGACATGAGCTGGGAAGACTTCGACTGGCTCATGGGCATCAACTTTGGCGGAGTCGTTAACGGGTCGAAGGCGTTTCTGCCTCACCTGATCGCGTCCGGGGACGGACATCTCATTAACACGTCGAGCGTCTTCGGCTTGATCGGAATCCCCAGCCAAAGCGCCTATAATGCCGCGAAATTCGGCGTCAGAGGCTTCACCGAGGCGCTCCGACAGGAGATGAAAATCAGTCGATACCCGGTCACAGTGACATGTGTGCACCCGGGGGGTGTAAAAACCAACATCGTCAACAATGCCCGAGGCGTTTCCGCCATGGGGGCAGACACCGCGACTGTCGCCTCGCTGTTCGACAGGATCGCACGAAGCACCCCGGATAAAGCAGCGGCGACAATCCTCAAAGGTATGGACAAGAAGAGAGCGCGAGTGCTGATCGGTGCGGACGCCCGCGGTTTCGACTTCGTGGCACGGGTGATCGGTCCCCGCTACCAGGACATCG